TGCCGGGGCCGCCCTTGGGGCCGGAGTGCTTGAGCACGAGCACGCTGCTCTCGTCGATGGGGACGGACGGATCGTCGATGCGGCGCTCGAGGTCCAGCGAGTCCTCGAAGACCACCGCGCGGCCCCGGTGGGTGAGGAGGTGCGCGGAGGCGGCGGACTGCTTGAGCACGGCGCCGTCCGGGCAGAGATTGCCGAAGAGGATGACGGTGCCGCCCTCCGGCGCCAGCGGCAGGTCGAGAGCGCGGATGACGTCGTCGTTGTAGCAGACGGCGTCGCGGACGTTCTCGCCCAGGGTCCGGCCGTTCACGCTACCGGCGTTCACGTGGAGCAGGGGCAGGAGGTTCTTCAGCACCGCGGGCAGCCCACCGGCGTAGAAGAAGTCTTCCATCAGGTGCTTGCCCGACGGGCGCACGTTCACCAAGAGCGGTGTGGCCCGCGAGAGCTCGTCGAAGCGCGCGAGCGGCAGCGGCACATTGGCGCGGCCGGCGATCGCGACCAGATGGACGATGGCGTTGGTGGAGCCGCCGATGGCCATGTCGGCGCGGATGGCGTTGTTGAAGGCCTCGGCGGTGAGGATCTCGGACGGCCGCGGGCCGCGGGCCAGCGCCATCTCGACGGCGCGCCGTCCGCTCTCCTCGGCGAGGGCGAGCCGCCGCGAATCGGCGGCGGGGATCGCCGCGTTGCCGGGGAGCGTGAGGCCCAGCGTCTCCGCGATCGCCGCCATCGTGGACGCAGTGCCCATCACCATGCAGTGGCCGCTCGACCGCGAGAGGCAGGCCTCGACCTCGGCCATGGTCTCGTCCGTGATCTCGCCGGCGCGCCGCTGCGCCCAGAGCCTCCGTGCGTCCGTGCCCGAGCCGATGGCCTGCCCGCTCCACATGCCGCGTAGCATGGGCCCGCCCGTCACCATGATGCAGGGCACATCGGCGGAGGCCGCTCCCATCAGCATGGCCGGCGTGGTCTTGTCGCATCCGGCGAGGAGGACGACCGAGTCGAGTGGATAGGCGCGGATGCACTCCTCCACGTCCATCGCCATCAGGTTGCGGAAGAGCATGGTCGTGGGCTTCATCAGGATCTCGCCCAGCGAGATCACCGGGAACTCCAGCGGGAAACCGCCCGCGCTCCACACGCCGCGCTTCACCGCCTCGGCGAGCTGGCGGAGATGGGCGTTGCAGTTGTTGAGCTCGGACCACGAGTTGCAGATCCCCACCACCGGGCGCCCGTCGAACACCGCATCCGAAAAGCCCTCGGCTTTGAGATAGGAGCGGTGCATGAACCCGTCGAGATTCTTTGGCGCGAACCAGTTGCGCGAGCGCAGGGAGGGAGTCATGACGGGGAGTGTATACAATACGCGCGCGCCGCCTTCAAGGGGCGGCGCGCGGCGTATCTTTTCCGCGACTTCCGTTACACCGCGTGCACGATCGGCGAGCCGGCCGGGAGCTCCGCATCGCGCCAGTCCGCGCCCTTCGGGAGCACCGCCTCGGCGGCAGCGAGGCCGCCGTACGTGGGCTCGACGCCGAGCGGTGTGCCGCCCTCGGCCGTGACCTTGGTGGCGTCCAGGAGCAGACGCCGCGCCTGGATGATCGCGCGGTCGGCGGGGCCGAGGTGCTCGCGGCTCCGATCGACGATGGGGCCCATGGCCTCCTGGATCGCGCGGTCCTGGATGTTGATGCCGTCGATGCCGGTGAAGCTCTCGGTCTTCTGGACGCGGCGGTCCATGAGATAGTTGTTGGCCCGGTTCTTCCGCGAGCGGAACGTGGTCTGGTCCACATCGGCGGGGCCGTTGCCGAGCCGCCGCTCCAGCCGGTCCTCATCCGTCAACGGCCCGCCCAGGCTGTACTCCCAGTTGTAGACCATGGTGTTCTCATCGTCGATCGGGACCCAGATGTGGCCGGCCACGAGGGGGACGCCGCCTTCCGAGCGCGACGGGCGGATCTGATGGAACGGAAGGATGAAGTGATACGTGCGCACGTGGAAGCTCGCGTCGTCGAGCGGCCGCATGCCCGCGTAGCGATAGCCGTAGTCGGTGACGTCCACCTCCAGCGTGGGCGCCTTGCCGCGCACGAAGGGATTGTCCGGCCGGAAGCCTGCGCGGGTGGTGTCCGTGGTCAGGAGCCGGTGCAGGATGGGCGCGTGCGAGGTGTCGATGCCGCCCTCGAGCCCCTGCAGCCAGTTCGACTCCTGGATGACCTTGGAGACCTGGAGATGCGTGGCAGGCTGACGCGTCCACGCGAAGACGGGCGGCGCTGGCTTGTGCTCGGGCGGCCCCATGTAGGCCCAGATCACGCCGCCCTGCTCGAGCGTGGGATACGAGGCGATGAAGACCTTGTCGGTGAACTGCTTGTCTGCGGGCTCGTTCATCATGTCCACGCAGCGGCCGTCCACGTCGAACTTCCAGCCGTGGTAGACGCAGCGGAGCCCGCACTCCTCGTTCCTGCCGAAGAAGAGGGAGGTTCTCCGGTGCGGGCAGAACTCGTCGAGCAGCCCCACGCGGCCCTGCGTGTCGCGGAAGGCGATGAGATCCTCGCCGAGGAGGCGCACGCGCACCGGCGCGCCGTCCGGCACCGGGAGCTCGCGGGCCAGCAGCGCCGGGATCCAGTAGCGCCGCATCGTGCTGCCCATGGGGCTGCCCCGGCCGACACGCGTGATCCGCTCGTTGTCTTCGCGAGAGAGCATGCTCGATCCTCCCAGGCGGCGGGGCCGCCGGCGGAACCGGGGAGCGCTCGACCGTGGGGGCAGTCTACCACCGCGCGGGCGCGCTATGATGGCGGCCATGACCACGCCCACGACCGTCCCGAATCCCGCCGGGCAGTACCGCTTCCTGCCCGGCATCGAGCCGTTTTCCGCCGGCGCCGTCGCCATGGCCGGCCACGAGGTCGTCCATGTCACGCTGCAGACCGTCAAGCCGTGGCGCGACGGCTTCGCGCTGATCGACGCGCGCCTGCGCGAGGTGGCCCGGCCGCGCGCCGCCCTCTGCGCCATCGAGCTGCGGAGCCCGTCCCCGTTCTCCTTCGGGGGCTTCGACGAGTTCAACGGCGCCTATCGCAAGCTCCTGGAAAGCTGGAACCTGCTCGTCGAGGGCGTCAATCCCATCGCGCGCACCAACGTGGCGCCGGTGGTGGGCGCGCCGACCGAGCCGTCGCTGTTCGGCTTCTCCTACACCGCGCCGAGCAAGGACCCGGGCCCGCCCACCTTCGTGGTCGCGGGCTCGGGCGATCTCCGCGGCCGCACCGCCGCCGATATCGTCCGGCGGGGCGAGACCTCACCCGAGGCCATGGCGGAGAAGGCGGCCTATGTCATGGCCACCCAGGCCGAACGGCTCGCCGGGCTCGGCAGCACGTGGGCGGAAGTGACGGCTGTCGACATCTACACGCCGCATCCCATTCGCGGCTTCCTCGAGCGCGAGCTGCTGGCCGTGATGGGCCCCGCCGCCATCCACGGCGTGCACTGGTATCTCAGCCGCCCGCCCATCGAGGGGCTCGAGTACGAGATGGACATGCGGGGCGTGCGGCGCGAGGTGCGACTGGGGCGCTAGGGATGGAGCGACGAACCTTCCTGACGATGGTCCCTGGCAGTCTCCTCGCCGTGCCACTCGCCGCCGGGGCGCAGCCGGCGGCGAAGGTGTATCGGATCGGATGGCTCGCGATCAGCCCGCCGACTTCGGTGCCCACTACGAGATCCTCAGAGGCCTTCCTCCAGGGATTGCGCGACCATGGTTTCGTCGAAGGTCAGAACGTCATCATCGAACGACGATACTCGGAGGGCCGAGAGGACAGTCACACCGCATTCGTAGCTGAGTTCATCCAAATGAAGGTCGATCTCATAGTCGCCCCCAGTTCGGCGGCAGCCCATGCGGCCAAGCAAGCGACCAAGATGATCCCAATCGTCATGCTCGCCGTTGCGAGCCCAGAGCGAGAGGGTCTGGTGGTCAGCCTTGGGCGACCTGGCGGCAACGTGACGGGGACGTCCACCCAGTTTGGTGGAGAGCTTTCCGGCAAGATGTTGCAGCTGCTCAAGGAGACCGTGCCCAAGCTGTCGAAGGTCGCCATCTTATGGAACCCCGACAACCTGGGTTCGGCGGTCACGTTCCGAGAAGGCGAGATCCCGGCCGCGAAGGGGTTGGGCGTCGCGCCGGTCTCCCTTGAAGTTCGCGGCCCTGGAGACGTTGACCATGCCTTGACCACGATGGCATCAGCGCGGCCTGATGCGCTCTGGGTGCATATCGTCGGGTTTCCGTTCCGCGCACGTCTCCTGGAGTTCGCCGCCACGAACCGGCTGCCCACGGTTGCGCAGTCTTCGATCTGGCCGCAGTTTGGCGGCCTCTTGAGCTACGGGCCGGACAATGCCGATCTGTTCCGGCGGGGCGCGGCACTAGCGGCAAAGATTCTCAAGGGTGCCAAGCCCGCCGATCTGCCGATTGAGCAGCCCACGAAGTTCGAGCTGGTCATCAACCTGAAGACCGCCAGGGCCCTCGGCCTCGCGATCCCGCCGTCGCTGCTGGCGCGGGCGGACCAGGTGATCGAGTGACTGTGGCAGATGTGGTCGCCGGCCTGCCCAAAGTATCCTGTACTTGGGTCATCACCCACGCGAGCGGAAATGTTCGGTGATGTGCCTTGCGAGGCTGGCCGCATCGTCGCCGCGCGCCTTCTCCTGCCACGACGCTCCGTCGAAATGATCGTGTGACCAGTGGCCCCTGACGACCTTTATGCGGTCGAGGAGATGCGTCCCGCGCACGAAGATGATGGCGCTCGTCTCGCGCGTCGTGGGCACCTGCACCCACCCCCGCGCGGCGAGCGCTCGAACGTACTCCATCAGCAGCGGTTCGGGGCTCATCCCCCGACGACGAGTGCAATCCAAACACCACTCTGAAATCGCCGAAGAGTTACGGGGATACCAGACTTCGTGTGGCCACGAAGGCATCACATGTGCGGAGCAGGCTACGTGTTCTGGGGGTCGGGAGGGCGCAAGATTTGCCAGGTGTAAGTCGGGGCTGGCGCGCCACGTTCTATGTGGGCGGGATGGAGCACAGCCTCACGAGCACGGTCGGCTCGGCCTTCGAGCCCACGCCGTGGAAGGCCGTCCAAGGCGTCGCCGCCCGTACACTGGACAAAATCGAGCGCGCGAGGTGATCTTGAGCCCTAAGACGCTCGATGCCGTGCTCAAGCGAATACGGGAAGCCAAGGGGTTGAGCCAGCTGGACTCGGCGAAGCGGGCCAAGGTCTCGCAGGGCTATCTCTCTGACCTTGAGGCTCGCCAGAAGAAGAACCCTGGCATTGAGACCCTGCGGAAGATTGCCAAGGCGCTCGGCGTGCCGGTGTCGGAGTTGCTCGGATGACACGGCTGCGGAGAATTGCGGTTGCCACTGCCTCCGCGCTGCCGCTGGTTGTGCTGCTCTCCCGGGCTCTCCCACAGTGGAGAGACGACCCGGCGAAGATGCGCGAGTGCATTTCACTCGTGAATGGCCTCACGCGCGGGGACCTCACTATTGAGCCACATGAGCTCCGTCAAGAGCTTGTCGAGCGTGGGGTCACGTTGCCGTTGCCTCCTAGCCTTGCCTTCACGCCGCGAGACTCCGGGGGGGAGGCGGAGGCTCTGCTGCGTCAATACGAGTCGGCGAAGAAGGCGTACGAGGCCAAGTGGGAAGACATCAAGGACTCTCCAGAATATCAACGGGCCCGGGAAGCGATCCGTAACCGGCATCTGGACAAGGTATTAAGACTCTGCCTTCTCGGGCTCGGGATACCGAAAGAGCGATGGCCACAGTTGCGATAGCACGCCCGCTGACCCGCGCGCCAAGCTCGCCGGCGGGCTGGCCAGCCGCGCGGCGAGTTTCGGAAGGCCTAGCGGAAGCTGGTGGGCACAATTCAGGGCACAGCCGGACCTTGCATACCGAAATGGTGTCGTGTAACCTCGCGGAGTACCGATTCGGGCTCGTGGTGCAGCCTGGTTAGCACACTGGACTGTCAATCCAGAGGTCGCGGGTTCAAGTCCCGTCGAGCCCGCCATACAAAACAAAGGGTGTGAAGGGGGCGGCTTCGGTCGCCCCCTTCCTTCGCTTTGCCCAGGACGTCGAGCAGAGAACACTTACCCGGAGGGATCCATGAGCGCAACCCGGCTTCTCTCGGTCCTGCTCTCTCTCGTGTTGCTCGCCGGCGTCCTCCCCGCGCCGGTCGCAAGCCAGACCGCCACCACCCCGCCGACGTCCACGGACGCGGACGTCGCCGCGGGATTCGCCAATGTGTTCTACGTGCCAGGCAAGGCGATCACCTGCGTGGGCGCCGCGGCGATCTGGGTTGTGATCATGGCCGCCACCTTCGGCTACAACTACGACGACGCCACGCACTTCGCGGCCGGGGGCTGCGGCGGCAAGTGGACCGTGCACGGCCGCGACGTCCAGCCCGCGATCCAGTCCGCGAATCCCTGATCGAGAGATCGCCGAAGAGAATTACGGCGCGGGCGCAGGGCCGAGGCCGGGCTCTGCGCCCTTCGTGTGCCGGGACGCCAGGGACAGGGCGGCGCTATGCGGCCCGCCGGCGGCTCTTCGACCTGGCGTCGCTCGTCGAGAGCGAGCTCGGCGCGTTCAGGTTGGCTCCCTCGTCGACCCCGACGCCCAAACGCTCCACCAGCTCGCCGCCGAGCCAACCCGTGACCAGGGCCAGTCCCACCCCTGCGAACGAGAGTACGAGCGCTCCCGTGGCCGGGTGAAGCGGATCGGGACGACGCCAGAGCCAGCTTGCGAGGAAGAGGACCACCACCACGACGTTTCCCAGGCCGTGGTAGAGGCCGACGCTCCGGGCGCGAGTGTTCCGCGGAAGGCCCAGATAGTCGAAGGTGCCGGGTATGGCAGCGAGGAGCCCGCCGACGATTCCGGCCGCGATCATCCAGAACGCCAGCCCGTGCCACATGGTCTCGTGCGACACGAGGCCGATCACGTCGAACACGACGGCGGTGGTCAGCAAGCCGAGTGGGAACACGACGAGCATTGGGTGAAGCATGTGTCCGGCGATCTTCATCAACGCGCTCCTGACCGCGATGGTGCTGAAATCCATCGCATTCTCAAGTGGGTCCCTCGAGTGTTCGAGCATCGAGCGTGCCACTCTCGTAAGGAACCAAATATGTGGGTTCTCGCGAATCTGCAGGGCGCGCCTGCATACCCTCGCGAGAGATTACCGAGTCCTAGCGGAGGCGGCGGGTCAGGACGCCAGGTGGGCGCGCACCGCCTCGTGCCGGTCGGCCAGGGCCCCGCAGACTAGCCGGCAGAGGGACTGGAGCGTCGGGTCCGCGATGCGGTAGCGGGTGAAGAGGCCGTCGCGCCGCCGGGCGACAAGCCCCTGCTCGAGGAGCAACGCGAGGTGCTTGCTGGCATTGGCCTGCGCGGTGTCCGTCTCGGCACAGAGCTCCTGCACCGTGCGCTCGCGGCCGAACAGCGCCTGGAGAAGCGCCAGGCGCGTCGGATCCGCGAGCGCGCGGAAGCGTTGAGCGACCAGCTCGAGCGCCTCGCGTGACAGCGGTGCCTGGGCGCGGGGGCGGGCCATCAGTGCTCCCGCCCGGTCGGCGCCGCGCAGGTAGAGGTAGCCGGCGCGGCGCAGCTTGACGTGGTCGCCGCGCCCGCGGCGCATGTCGAGCTCTCGCCGGCCGGGAGACCGAGCGGCCGGTTCCACGGCATCCTCATGAGCACGTGCGCGAGGCCGCAGGTGCCCGTCGCCCCGGCGAAGGTGAGGCCCGCGCCGAAGAAGGCGGAGATCCCGAGGAACCACGGGTTCACCAGGGTGCCCAGCGCGACGCCGGTCAGCACCATGCTGCCCGCGATGAGCTGAACCTGCCGGTCCACGGGCAGACGCTTGCGGCCGACCTTGAGGGGCAGCTTGGCGCCGCGCCACGCAAGCACGCCGCCTTCGAGCACGCGTGACCGGTGGCCGGCGCGGCCGAGCGCCTCGGCGGCGATGGTGGCCCGCACGCCGGTGCGGCACACGACGACCAGCTCGGCCTGCTCGGGGAGCGCGTGCAGGTTCGCGTCGAGCGTCTCGAGCGGCATGCTGAGGGAGCCCTCGATCCGCTCCCCCTCGAACTCGATGGGGCTTCGCACGTCGACGATCACCGGCGCCGAGCCCTGCTCGCGCAGGGCCTGCAGCTCGATGGGGGTGATCGTGGCGGCGTCGGCCTCCCCGAGATTGTGACGCAGGATGGCGGGCATGTTCGCGGGCGGCGCCGCCTTCGACGACATGCGTGTCACGAGGGTTGCGCGATCCCGCTCACGCAGCAGGGCGTTGTCGGCCTTCTCCGCGCCGATGGTCGTCTCGGGCCGCCCGATGTAGTCGTGGCCCGGGTGCACGACAGTGGCGTCGGGCAGGGCCTCGAAGGCCCGGAAGGTGTCGAAGAGATCGGAGGCGCTGCCGCCCATGAAGTCCGTGCGGCCCGCGCCACCCACGAAAAGAGCGTCACCGGTGAAGAGATGGCCCTCCGCGAGCAACGCGAGGGAATCGGGGGTGTGACCAGGCGCGTCGAGCACGGTGAGGGTGGTGCCCCCCAGCTCGATGCGCGAGCCCCCGGCGATCCGCTGCGCCGGCCCCTTGAGCTTGGACGTCGCGTGGGCCAGCACGCTGGCGCCCGTGCGCTGGGCGAGCTTGCGAACACCGGAGAGATGGTCCGCGTGGGTGTGCGTGTCGAGCACATGCGTCAGCCGGAGCCCCCGGTCGGTCAGCGCCTGCACGAGCAGGTCGACCTGGTCGAGGCGCGGGTCGAGCGCGAGGGCGCTCCGGCTCGCCTCGTCCGCGATCAGGTAGGCGACACAGCCTTCCGGGCTTCGGAAGGCCTGGACTGTGACGGCGGCGGCAGCGACGGTGGCAGTGGGCATGGCGTCCTCCCTTGGCGAGAGAATATAACTAGTTAGGCATATAGTCAAGAGGTGATTCTCTTTCGGGCTCGGGTGGGGCGTGGGGAACCCACCGGGGGCGCCGCTGCCTCGGCGCGGCCCCGGAGGGGCCAACATCGTCCCGGCGCTCATCCTCCATGTTTTCGACTGCTTGTCGGTAGCGGGCGATTCGCTCCGAGCCTGGCACTGGTCTTGCCTATCTCCTCGTGATAAGAGACAGACCATGCGCAGCGACGTGGTGAGGCGATCGTGGGGCGATGCAGCGATAGGCGGCGCCCTCGCGTTGCTTATCCTGGTTGGAGCGGTTTGCTGCTTGGACCACGACAGCCCGGACCCGGGTGACATGGACCACCACGTCATGTCCATGGGACTTTGCTCCGTGATCGTCATTTCACTTCCCGGGCTGGGCCTGGGAGCTCTCGTGCTGGTCGGTCTGATTTCGACTCTTCGCCTGGAAACTCTCCTCGCGGTCCCGCTCACGGTTCCGAAGCCCCCTCCTCGGCTCGTCCGCTCCTCGTAGCGCCTGACGTCCGATCTCCGTTCGCCGGGTCCTAGGCAGGCCCTGCCCACGGAGGAGCGCGCGGGGCCCTCATCTTTCTCTCGAGGAGGGAGTATGCCGTCGGAAGGGCACGAATCCGTTCACGGTCGGGGCAACATCAGTCGGTGGTCGATCGAGCACCCCTACACCGTCATCGCCTTCTACCTCGGCGTGGCAGTGCTCGCCGTGCTGGTGATCGGCTTTCAGATGCCACGCCGGATGATGCCGTATGTCGAGAGCCCCATCGTGGGCGTCGTGTCGATGATGCCGGGTCTCTCGGCCGAGGAGATGGAGATCTACTTCTCCAAGCCCATCGAGGAACGGATGGTGGACCTCAAGAATGTCCACTTCGTGCGCTCTACGTCTCAGGAAGCCTTCTCCATCGTGAGCGTCGAGTTCTGGTACGGGACGGACATGAAGAAGGCCCTCTTCGACGTCCAGTCGCTGATGAACGTAGTCCAGGCCGACCTGCCGATGACCGGCGCCAACCTCAAGCCTTCCTGGGTGCTGGCCATCGACCCGCTGAACATCCCCGTGTTGACGCTGGCCGTCAGGGGCGACGGGTATGACCCCGTCCAGCTCCGGACCCTTGTCGAGAACGAAATCGTGAATCGGCTGAAGGTCGTCAAGGACGTGTATTCGGTGGTGCCGTTCGGCGGGCAGAAGCTGCAGATGCAGGTGGTGGTCGATCGCGACCGGCTGGCCGCGTACAAGCTGACGCCGCTCGATGTTCGGAATGCCCTCGACACGCAGAACGTGTCGCGGCCGGCCGGCACGCTGACCCACGGGGATCGCGAGACCCTGGTGCGCAGCGACTTCCGCGCCCGCGGACCGGAGGAGATCGCCGCCTATCCGATCGCCAGCATGGACGGCCGCTCGGTGTACCTGCGCGACGTCGCGGAAGTCATGGAGACGCCGCGCGAGCAGCGAAGCTTGTACCGGCTCAACGGCAAGCCGGCGGTCGAGATCTCCATCGTCCAGCAGCCGGATGCGAGCTCCGTTCGCGTGATCGAGGGTGTCAAGGCGAAGCTCGAAGAGATCCAGGGGGACTTTCCGCGCCTGTCCTTCGAGGTGGCCTACGACAATTCCACCTTCGTGGGCTTTCTCATGGAGAACATGGTCGAGGAGCTGGCGCTGGCGGTCCTCCTCACCGGGCTCGTGGTGCTCTTCTTTCTCGGCAACGTGCGTGGCACGCTCATCTCCGTCATCACCATCCCAGTGTCTCTCGGCATGGCCCTTCTCGCCATGGTTCCGCTCGGGATGACGCTCAATAGCTCGACCCTGATCGGCCTCCTCCTGTCCATCGGCCGGCTCGTCGACGACTCGATCATCGACCTCCACTCGATCGAGCGGCATCTGCGGATGGGCAAGTCGCCGAAGGAGGCCACGGTCGACGGCATCACCGAGGTCCGCCTGGCGGTGCTCGCGATCACCTTCATGCTCTGCGTGGCACTCCTGCCCCTGGCCTTTTCCGGCGGCATCGTCCAGTTCATGTTCGAGGGCATCGTCTGGGCCATCATCCTGGCCCTCCTGTCCTCGGCCCTGGTGTCCTTCACCCTGACCGCGCTGCTGGCCGCCAACCTGTTGCGCCCCCATCACGAGGGGGCGGCCAAGCGGCGAAGCCTGCTCGAGCGGCGGGTGCTCGACCCCTCCCAGCGATTCCTCGATCGGGTTGAAGCTCGCTACCAGGGGAGCCTCGGCTGGGCCATCCGGAACCGGTTCACCGTGTTCGCCGCGGCCGCCGCCGTCGTCCTCGTCGGCGTGGCCCTCTACCCGCGCATCGGCAGCGAAATGATGCCGCTGGCGGACGTGTCCCAGGCCTTCGTCCAGCTCGAGGCGACCCCGGGCACGTCATTTGCGCGCACGGCAGAGATCGCCGGTCAGATCGAGCAGCTCCTGCTGAAGCAGCCGGAGATCGTCAAGGTGTCCGCCGAGATCGGCTTCGAGCCCGGCGGCACGTACTTCACCGGCTACAGCATGGGCTCGGTGAACTCCGCATTCATGATGCTCACGCTCGTCGACTCCTCGAAGCGCAAGCGGGACATCTGGCAGGTGATGGACGGGGTCCGGGACGCCGCGCTACGAACCATACCCGGCATCCGACGCCTCACCATCAAGGAGATGGGCGCCGACGTCATGGCTTCGAGCGCCGCGCCCGTCCAGGTGATCCTCTTCGGGACCGATCTCGAGAGGCTCTCGGCGCTCGGCGAGCAGGCGGGGAAGCTGGCCGAGGGCATCCCCGGCTTTCACCAGGTCACCACGTCCTGGTCGCAGAGCCTGCCCCAGTTCCACGTCGTCGTGGATCGCGCCCGCGCCCAGGAGATCGGACTCACCGTCGGCGAGGTGGCCGATCAGACCTACTACGCGCTCAAGGGCGGCCTCACCAGCGAGTTCTACCGCCTGGACAACAAGCGCCAGTTCACCGTCCTGGTTCGCTATCGGGAGGACCAGCGACGCGACCGGGCCGACCTGGAGCAGGTGAAGGTCGTGGGGAAGAAGGGCGAAGTCGTGCCTCTCAATTCGGTGGCGCGGGTGGAGGAGCGCTTGGGCCCCACCCTCATCGAGCACGATAACTTTCGCCGGGTGGTCTCCGTTCTCGGCTACTACCGCAAGGGCGGGCCGCCGAGCATGGACCTGTCCATGGACCTGTTGATGGCAACCCATGGAAAGCTCGAGCTCCCTCCCGGCTACGGCGTCGAGCTGCGCGGGGATATGACCCAGATGGAGGAATCCTTCCAGCGGCTGCTCCGCGGGCTCTACCTTGCCGTCATCTTCATGTTCCTGCTCCTGGTCGCGCAGTTCCGGAGCCTGATCGAGCCGTTCAACATGATGTTTTCGCTTTCCTTGATGCTCACCGGCATCCTGGGCGGACTCCTGCTGGCGCACCAGACCTTCTCCACCGTTTCCATCCTCGCGGTGGTGATCCTCACCGGGATGATGATGACCGTCGCGGTCCTCATGATCGACCTCGTCCTGCGGCTGCGCGCGGAGGGCATGCCGCGCGATGAAGCGATCCTGACGGCGGCGCCCATCCGGCTGCGGCCCATCGTGATGACCTCGCTCATCAGCATCGTGGTACTGACGCCCGTGGCCTTCTTCCCGAGGACGGGGATCGACGCCTACGCGCCCCTGGCCACCGTTTCCATCGGCGGGCTGGCCGTCGGCACGGTGCTCGCCCTCTACGTGGTGCCGGTGCTCCACACCTATACCGACGATCTGGCCAACCGTGCTCGCGCCGCCGTGCGCCGGTGGCGCCGTAGAGAGAGGGAGGCGCCATGAGCTCACGTGCGGGGAGCGGGTCGGCGGTTCTCAAGGTCGTGATGCTGGTCGTGCTGATTGCCGTAGGCTCGTGGGCTGTCCGCGCGAACCTCAAGCCGGATCGTCCGGCGATGGACGTGAGCATGCGGGTGACGTCGGGCAACACGCCCTTCCCGGTGTCCCTCGCGGCGGTCGAGC
Above is a genomic segment from Candidatus Methylomirabilota bacterium containing:
- a CDS encoding efflux RND transporter permease subunit; the protein is MPSEGHESVHGRGNISRWSIEHPYTVIAFYLGVAVLAVLVIGFQMPRRMMPYVESPIVGVVSMMPGLSAEEMEIYFSKPIEERMVDLKNVHFVRSTSQEAFSIVSVEFWYGTDMKKALFDVQSLMNVVQADLPMTGANLKPSWVLAIDPLNIPVLTLAVRGDGYDPVQLRTLVENEIVNRLKVVKDVYSVVPFGGQKLQMQVVVDRDRLAAYKLTPLDVRNALDTQNVSRPAGTLTHGDRETLVRSDFRARGPEEIAAYPIASMDGRSVYLRDVAEVMETPREQRSLYRLNGKPAVEISIVQQPDASSVRVIEGVKAKLEEIQGDFPRLSFEVAYDNSTFVGFLMENMVEELALAVLLTGLVVLFFLGNVRGTLISVITIPVSLGMALLAMVPLGMTLNSSTLIGLLLSIGRLVDDSIIDLHSIERHLRMGKSPKEATVDGITEVRLAVLAITFMLCVALLPLAFSGGIVQFMFEGIVWAIILALLSSALVSFTLTALLAANLLRPHHEGAAKRRSLLERRVLDPSQRFLDRVEARYQGSLGWAIRNRFTVFAAAAAVVLVGVALYPRIGSEMMPLADVSQAFVQLEATPGTSFARTAEIAGQIEQLLLKQPEIVKVSAEIGFEPGGTYFTGYSMGSVNSAFMMLTLVDSSKRKRDIWQVMDGVRDAALRTIPGIRRLTIKEMGADVMASSAAPVQVILFGTDLERLSALGEQAGKLAEGIPGFHQVTTSWSQSLPQFHVVVDRARAQEIGLTVGEVADQTYYALKGGLTSEFYRLDNKRQFTVLVRYREDQRRDRADLEQVKVVGKKGEVVPLNSVARVEERLGPTLIEHDNFRRVVSVLGYYRKGGPPSMDLSMDLLMATHGKLELPPGYGVELRGDMTQMEESFQRLLRGLYLAVIFMFLLLVAQFRSLIEPFNMMFSLSLMLTGILGGLLLAHQTFSTVSILAVVILTGMMMTVAVLMIDLVLRLRAEGMPRDEAILTAAPIRLRPIVMTSLISIVVLTPVAFFPRTGIDAYAPLATVSIGGLAVGTVLALYVVPVLHTYTDDLANRARAAVRRWRRREREAP